In Sphingobium amiense, a genomic segment contains:
- a CDS encoding lactate dehydrogenase: MRNSASALALQLCLDFDQPARPPDPAPDAAIVSQLCEPTLFSLAPAEVLADPPPAEPIDFSFAAGRVLASSWKGRAQDNIEAIRLLNLLDREQRGATPAEQEAIAKFIGFGASELANNIFADRAGTFRDGWEELGQGLAAETTDAELQSLKRATQYAHYTPEYIVRAMWDAARILGFTGGQVLEPGCGSGLFMGLRPDWLASDTMFVGIENDPVTARVASALYPGQIIRCIDFDKASLPRDFDLAIGNPPFSNLSIQNKTSLGRLGLSLHDFFIAKSLEHLRPGGVALFVTSRYSLDKSDPKARSHIDTIADFLGAVRLPGRVMRQEAGTDVVVDILLFRKREPDNLGAGHKWIDLADIPDSDEGEGPLRINRYFLDNPGHVLGRHEWKSGQFGMDYHCAAEPGIDLGQALIATLSGIASRYEGTCRPIHRTTSLRDRVDVSLDLEIGTAADEAEFKEGSYLVSGGVLHQIVDGMPTVVDVKSGRGTTGLFGRHASIIKALIPIRDAVRAILRAQLNDQPYAASQEKLLAHYRQFTKKYGPINRTITSIRADPDTGAEKEYQRRPNLQPFLDDPDVWLVASIEAYDEASDTGTPGAIFTERVVKPPVAHEIHSAQDALAVSLHERGRVDLPLIAGLLGVTEAEALADLADDVYLDPVRTTPHFDNWVTADEALSGPVRTKLALARENAEADPRFHAVATALEAVQPVDLKPSEITARLGAPWIPTRVIETFVAEIMEVETTIYHTVDIASWTVDKLPFAGHVSSTSTWGTARRGAADLLEDALNSHIPKIYDVHREADGSERRELNVTDTEAAKEKLAGIKSTFETWVWQDSERADRLVRIYNDAYNNLVPRTFNGRHLTLPGASTTIQMRDHQKRVVWRIVAAGSTYVAHSVGAGKTFSLCAAVMEQRRLGLANKPMIAVPNHCLAQIAREFLMLYPTARILVADDTNFIKEKRRRFLARAATGNWDAIIITHDAFKFIPTPAAFEKQLIEDQLASYEVLITGIQSDDRVSRKRVERLKEGLQRRLENLQARKDDLVHIGEIGIDQILVDEAQQFRKLTFATNLGDLKGVDPAGSQRAWDLFVKGRYLADINPGRELILSSGTPITNTLGEMYTLQRFMQPDELHAKGLHEFDAWAANFGDTRTELELQPSGSYKPVTRFCEFVNVADLMAMYRSVADVVLKDDLRQYVRLPTIKGGKRKIIVAQSGAPFKAYQKVLAGRIKAIENRSGRPQKGDDILLSVITDGRHSAIDLRFVDPMMGNEEGNKLNLLIENVHRIWRDTADNRYTDPETGRPYPLPGAVQMIFSDLGTENAIETRGFSAYVWIREQLIEMGIPADQIAFMQHYKKNSAKQRLFNDLNQGRKRILIGSTPTMGTGVNAQQRLKALHHLDVPWIPSDIEQREGRIERQGNQNDEIELYGYATSGSMDATNWQMLERKARFINMAMSGDRSIRRIEDVGSNVNQFALAKALASGDDRLMRKAGLDAEVARLERLRDAHIDDQYNIRRTIKRTADAIIDGANLIAKLEADIARRVLPRHDEVLFDCGGTMVTDRKAAGERILRQAFELRLHGGQARQLLGTVNGIDVELSGYEAVDDDGERGIRTSVAALHHGERNAFEVSDKTRWTTALGRLESSILNLDAELAAVQADLEANERRLPAFEARLDQEFPDAALLEDKLRELAELEADLATTKGEFEPGNDEDAILAPPSSNEGAEVPQAA; the protein is encoded by the coding sequence ATGCGAAACAGTGCATCCGCGCTGGCTCTCCAGCTATGCCTCGACTTCGACCAGCCCGCCAGACCGCCCGATCCAGCGCCCGATGCAGCGATCGTCTCCCAGCTTTGCGAGCCCACGCTCTTCTCGCTGGCACCGGCGGAGGTGCTTGCCGATCCGCCTCCGGCCGAACCCATCGATTTCTCCTTCGCCGCCGGTCGGGTGCTGGCGTCGTCATGGAAGGGCCGCGCGCAGGACAATATCGAGGCGATCCGGCTGCTGAACCTCTTGGACCGCGAACAACGAGGGGCGACGCCGGCCGAGCAGGAAGCCATCGCGAAGTTCATCGGCTTCGGCGCCTCCGAGCTTGCGAACAATATCTTCGCCGATCGCGCGGGCACATTCCGCGATGGCTGGGAGGAACTGGGGCAGGGCCTTGCCGCGGAGACGACCGATGCCGAACTCCAGTCGCTCAAGCGGGCGACGCAATACGCCCATTACACGCCCGAATATATTGTCCGCGCCATGTGGGATGCCGCCCGCATCCTCGGCTTCACCGGCGGCCAGGTTCTGGAACCCGGATGCGGCAGCGGCCTGTTCATGGGGCTGCGGCCCGACTGGCTGGCGAGCGACACGATGTTCGTCGGCATCGAGAACGATCCCGTCACCGCCCGCGTCGCGAGCGCGCTCTATCCGGGGCAGATCATCCGCTGCATCGATTTCGACAAGGCTTCGCTGCCGCGCGACTTCGACCTCGCCATCGGCAATCCCCCGTTCTCGAACCTCAGCATCCAGAACAAGACCAGCCTCGGCCGGCTTGGCCTGTCGCTCCACGATTTCTTCATCGCGAAATCGCTGGAGCATCTTCGCCCCGGCGGCGTCGCCCTGTTCGTGACCTCGCGCTATTCGCTCGACAAGAGCGACCCCAAGGCCCGCAGTCATATTGATACCATCGCCGATTTCCTCGGCGCGGTGCGTCTTCCCGGCCGGGTCATGCGGCAGGAAGCGGGCACCGATGTCGTCGTCGATATCCTACTCTTCCGCAAGCGCGAGCCAGACAACCTCGGCGCCGGACACAAGTGGATCGATCTGGCCGATATTCCCGATAGCGACGAGGGCGAGGGACCGCTGCGGATCAACCGCTATTTCCTCGACAATCCTGGTCATGTCCTTGGGCGCCATGAATGGAAAAGCGGCCAGTTCGGCATGGACTATCACTGCGCCGCCGAGCCGGGCATCGACCTTGGGCAGGCTCTCATCGCTACCCTGTCGGGAATCGCATCCCGATACGAAGGCACCTGCCGCCCCATCCATCGCACGACGTCGCTGCGTGACCGGGTCGACGTCTCGCTCGACCTTGAGATCGGTACGGCGGCGGATGAGGCCGAGTTCAAGGAAGGCAGCTATCTCGTATCGGGCGGCGTTCTGCACCAGATCGTCGACGGCATGCCGACCGTCGTCGATGTCAAATCAGGGCGAGGCACCACGGGCCTGTTCGGCAGGCACGCCAGTATCATCAAGGCGCTGATCCCGATCCGCGATGCGGTTCGCGCGATCCTGCGGGCGCAGCTGAACGACCAGCCCTATGCGGCGTCCCAGGAGAAGCTGCTCGCGCACTATCGGCAGTTCACGAAGAAATACGGCCCGATCAACCGGACCATCACCAGCATCCGCGCCGATCCCGACACCGGCGCCGAGAAGGAATATCAGCGCCGCCCGAACCTCCAGCCTTTCCTTGACGATCCCGACGTCTGGCTGGTCGCGTCGATCGAGGCCTATGACGAGGCGAGCGATACCGGCACGCCGGGCGCGATCTTCACCGAACGTGTCGTCAAACCGCCAGTCGCCCATGAAATCCACTCGGCGCAGGATGCGCTGGCGGTGTCGCTCCACGAGCGCGGCCGCGTCGATCTCCCGCTGATCGCCGGCCTGCTCGGCGTCACCGAGGCCGAGGCCCTCGCGGATCTCGCCGACGACGTCTATCTCGACCCCGTCCGCACCACGCCCCATTTCGACAACTGGGTTACGGCGGACGAAGCCCTGTCAGGACCGGTGCGGACCAAGCTCGCTCTTGCCCGCGAGAATGCCGAAGCCGATCCGCGCTTCCATGCCGTCGCCACCGCGCTCGAAGCGGTCCAGCCGGTCGACCTCAAACCCAGCGAGATCACCGCGCGTCTCGGCGCGCCCTGGATTCCTACCAGGGTCATCGAAACCTTCGTCGCGGAGATCATGGAGGTCGAGACCACCATCTATCATACCGTCGATATTGCGAGTTGGACCGTCGACAAGCTCCCATTCGCCGGACATGTCAGTTCCACCTCGACCTGGGGCACGGCGCGCCGCGGCGCCGCGGACCTGCTCGAAGATGCCCTCAATTCCCATATCCCCAAGATCTACGATGTTCACCGCGAAGCTGACGGTTCGGAGCGCCGCGAGCTCAACGTCACCGACACCGAAGCCGCCAAGGAAAAGCTTGCAGGCATCAAGTCGACCTTCGAGACCTGGGTCTGGCAAGACAGCGAACGCGCCGATCGCCTGGTCCGCATCTACAACGACGCCTACAACAACCTCGTTCCCCGGACGTTCAACGGCAGGCATCTGACGCTTCCGGGCGCGTCGACCACCATCCAGATGCGCGACCATCAGAAGCGCGTTGTCTGGCGGATCGTCGCCGCGGGCTCGACCTATGTAGCTCATAGCGTCGGCGCGGGCAAAACCTTCAGCCTGTGCGCCGCCGTGATGGAGCAGCGCCGTCTCGGCCTTGCCAACAAGCCGATGATCGCGGTGCCCAATCATTGTCTCGCGCAGATCGCGCGCGAGTTTCTGATGCTCTATCCCACGGCGCGCATCCTTGTCGCCGACGACACCAACTTCATCAAGGAGAAGCGGCGGCGGTTCCTGGCCCGCGCGGCGACCGGCAACTGGGACGCGATCATCATCACCCATGATGCGTTCAAGTTCATCCCCACCCCGGCAGCCTTCGAAAAGCAGCTGATCGAAGACCAGCTCGCCAGCTACGAGGTGCTGATCACGGGCATTCAGAGCGACGATCGCGTCTCGCGCAAGCGGGTCGAGCGCCTGAAGGAAGGACTCCAGCGGCGGCTAGAGAACCTGCAGGCCCGCAAGGATGACCTCGTTCATATCGGCGAGATCGGCATCGACCAGATTCTGGTCGACGAGGCCCAGCAGTTCCGCAAACTCACTTTCGCGACCAATCTGGGCGACCTCAAGGGCGTCGATCCCGCCGGCTCGCAGCGGGCATGGGATCTGTTCGTCAAGGGCCGATACCTTGCCGACATCAATCCCGGGCGCGAACTGATCCTGTCGTCGGGCACGCCCATCACCAACACGCTCGGCGAGATGTATACGCTGCAGCGGTTCATGCAGCCCGACGAACTGCACGCCAAGGGCTTGCACGAGTTCGACGCCTGGGCCGCGAACTTCGGCGACACGCGCACCGAACTCGAACTTCAGCCGAGCGGCAGCTACAAGCCGGTCACGCGCTTCTGCGAATTCGTCAACGTCGCCGACCTGATGGCGATGTACCGCAGCGTTGCCGATGTCGTACTCAAGGACGATTTGCGCCAATATGTCCGGCTGCCCACCATCAAGGGTGGCAAGCGCAAGATCATCGTCGCCCAGTCCGGGGCGCCCTTCAAGGCCTATCAGAAGGTGCTGGCCGGACGCATCAAGGCGATCGAGAACCGCAGCGGGCGACCCCAGAAGGGCGACGATATCCTGCTTTCGGTGATCACCGACGGGCGGCATTCGGCGATCGATCTCCGCTTCGTGGACCCCATGATGGGGAACGAGGAGGGCAACAAGCTCAATCTCCTGATCGAGAACGTCCATCGTATCTGGCGCGATACGGCCGACAATCGTTACACCGACCCGGAAACCGGGCGACCTTATCCGCTGCCCGGCGCCGTGCAGATGATCTTCTCCGATCTCGGCACCGAGAACGCCATCGAGACACGCGGCTTCTCCGCCTATGTCTGGATCCGCGAGCAGCTGATCGAGATGGGCATACCGGCCGATCAGATCGCCTTCATGCAGCATTATAAGAAGAACAGCGCCAAGCAGCGCCTGTTCAACGACCTCAATCAGGGGCGCAAGCGCATTCTCATCGGCTCCACGCCCACCATGGGAACGGGCGTCAACGCGCAGCAGCGCCTCAAAGCCCTGCATCACCTCGACGTTCCCTGGATACCCTCTGATATCGAGCAGCGCGAAGGCCGGATCGAGCGCCAGGGGAACCAGAACGACGAAATCGAGCTATACGGCTATGCGACCAGTGGCTCGATGGACGCGACCAACTGGCAGATGCTCGAAAGAAAAGCCCGCTTCATCAACATGGCGATGTCGGGCGATCGCTCCATTCGCCGGATCGAGGATGTCGGCTCCAACGTCAATCAGTTCGCGCTCGCAAAGGCGCTGGCGTCCGGCGACGATCGCCTGATGCGCAAGGCTGGGCTCGATGCCGAGGTCGCAAGGCTCGAACGCCTGCGCGACGCGCATATCGACGACCAGTATAATATCCGCAGGACCATCAAGCGAACCGCGGACGCCATCATCGACGGCGCCAACCTGATCGCGAAGCTGGAGGCCGATATCGCACGCCGGGTTCTTCCGCGTCACGACGAGGTCCTGTTCGATTGCGGCGGCACCATGGTCACCGACCGCAAGGCCGCCGGCGAACGCATTCTGAGGCAGGCCTTCGAATTGCGACTGCACGGCGGCCAGGCCCGGCAGTTGCTCGGCACCGTCAACGGCATCGATGTGGAACTTTCAGGCTATGAGGCCGTGGACGACGATGGCGAGCGCGGCATCCGCACGTCTGTCGCGGCACTCCACCACGGCGAGCGTAACGCGTTCGAAGTATCCGACAAGACGCGATGGACCACGGCGCTGGGCCGGCTCGAATCCTCCATTCTCAATCTCGACGCCGAACTTGCCGCCGTGCAGGCCGATCTCGAAGCGAACGAGCGGCGCCTTCCGGCCTTCGAGGCGCGTCTCGACCAGGAGTTTCCCGACGCCGCCTTGCTCGAGGACAAGTTGCGGGAACTCGCGGAACTGGAGGCTGACCTGGCGACGACCAAAGGGGAGTTCGAGCCGGGGAACGATGAGGACGCAATCCTGGCACCGCCTTCGAGCAACGAAGGCGCTGAGGTTCCGCAAGCGGCCTGA
- a CDS encoding type II toxin-antitoxin system RelE/ParE family toxin, with the protein MAYRLTRNAEKDLIGIYVGGVGELGEAVAEKYQAGLHRVFGFLSDFPYSARARAEISPPVRAHPYKSHIVVYIIEGQDILILGVRHGREDWQASDQLS; encoded by the coding sequence ATGGCCTATAGACTCACGCGTAACGCCGAAAAGGATCTCATCGGTATATATGTCGGCGGCGTCGGAGAATTAGGAGAAGCCGTCGCGGAAAAATATCAGGCCGGTTTGCATCGGGTTTTTGGATTTCTCTCCGACTTTCCCTATTCGGCAAGAGCGCGCGCGGAAATTTCACCACCGGTCCGGGCACATCCCTACAAGTCCCATATCGTCGTCTATATCATCGAAGGACAGGACATCCTGATCCTCGGCGTCCGTCATGGACGGGAAGACTGGCAGGCATCCGACCAGCTTTCCTGA
- a CDS encoding type II toxin-antitoxin system ParD family antitoxin codes for MATMNVSLPDAMKEWVEGQAGTGRYSNASDYVRDLIRRDQERREKIAAMQTMVDESLASGISPNSIDDMMKEARRRAGVGHGL; via the coding sequence ATGGCGACAATGAATGTTTCCCTCCCCGATGCGATGAAGGAATGGGTCGAAGGTCAGGCCGGGACAGGCAGATACAGCAATGCCAGCGATTATGTGCGCGACCTGATCCGTCGCGACCAGGAGCGGCGGGAGAAGATCGCAGCCATGCAGACCATGGTCGATGAGTCTCTCGCCTCCGGCATAAGTCCCAATTCCATCGATGACATGATGAAGGAAGCCCGGCGTCGCGCAGGCGTCGGTCATGGCCTATAG
- a CDS encoding DNA methyltransferase family protein, with the protein MEASAISISNSMDLRNREAREKRYLDIVGQYERDIVELFPQVFAEIMMALEAEPRDALGTVYNNLELSSADKGQFFTPWPICQMMAEATLGGPKLIQDLIACKGFVRAMEPACGAGATVIALAQTMRAQGINYQRHLHVTAVDIDARVAHMAYIQFSLLHIPAVVVVGNSLSLEIRSYWYTPAHIMGGWSAKLARRDTELMATTGPIENHPVPMDILLPPSTVERPEQRAAPRQLSLF; encoded by the coding sequence ATGGAGGCGAGTGCGATCAGCATCTCCAACAGCATGGATCTGCGCAACCGCGAAGCACGCGAGAAGCGCTATCTCGATATCGTCGGCCAGTATGAGCGCGATATCGTCGAGCTTTTTCCTCAGGTCTTTGCGGAGATCATGATGGCGCTGGAGGCCGAACCCCGCGATGCGCTCGGCACGGTGTATAACAACCTTGAACTATCGAGCGCCGACAAGGGGCAATTCTTCACGCCGTGGCCCATATGTCAAATGATGGCAGAGGCGACGCTTGGGGGCCCGAAGCTGATCCAGGATCTGATAGCGTGCAAAGGTTTTGTGCGCGCAATGGAACCTGCCTGCGGCGCGGGTGCAACGGTTATCGCCCTTGCACAAACCATGCGCGCGCAAGGCATCAACTATCAGCGGCACCTCCATGTGACCGCCGTCGATATCGACGCGCGGGTCGCCCACATGGCGTATATCCAGTTCAGTCTCCTGCACATTCCTGCCGTGGTGGTCGTCGGAAACTCGCTTTCACTCGAAATACGCAGCTACTGGTATACGCCAGCGCACATCATGGGCGGATGGTCGGCGAAACTTGCACGGCGCGATACCGAGCTGATGGCAACCACCGGTCCAATCGAGAATCATCCCGTTCCGATGGACATACTTCTGCCGCCGTCCACAGTGGAACGCCCGGAACAACGTGCCGCGCCACGCCAGCTCAGCCTCTTCTGA
- a CDS encoding DUF5983 family protein, with amino-acid sequence MKDHPRSMHLDLLARARAALASHAEGDADIAEIIADLDTAILSIDRAPVAWSIPVYLATIGHGHGTTNVVAVSYRGLQVQVATFCRSQWGEINDSRDPGSLDDAMVIRDYFNLHPEDQLTSRMEWIDPDFGYDPERLEIGNYIALSSSHISWPTTEKIDEWITLDPCHRPVSIADTHYGWVIATAPSSFGDKSEIPADLFHALTFARGLGCNYLILDRDASTTDRLPCYEW; translated from the coding sequence ATGAAAGATCATCCGCGATCCATGCACCTCGATTTGCTGGCGCGCGCCAGGGCTGCGCTGGCCTCCCATGCCGAAGGGGACGCCGACATTGCGGAGATCATCGCCGACCTCGATACCGCAATTTTATCGATCGACCGGGCGCCCGTGGCCTGGTCCATTCCCGTCTATCTCGCCACGATCGGGCATGGCCACGGAACCACCAATGTCGTCGCGGTCAGTTATCGAGGGCTGCAGGTGCAGGTCGCGACCTTCTGCCGCTCACAATGGGGCGAAATCAACGACAGCCGCGATCCGGGGTCCCTCGACGATGCCATGGTGATACGCGACTATTTCAACCTCCATCCCGAAGACCAGCTGACCAGCCGCATGGAATGGATCGATCCCGACTTCGGCTATGATCCCGAACGCCTCGAGATCGGGAACTATATCGCCTTGTCCTCCAGCCATATATCATGGCCGACGACGGAAAAGATCGACGAATGGATTACACTCGATCCGTGCCACCGTCCCGTCAGCATAGCCGATACCCATTATGGCTGGGTCATAGCCACGGCTCCGTCCTCGTTCGGGGATAAATCGGAAATACCGGCTGATCTCTTCCATGCGCTGACATTCGCGCGAGGACTGGGCTGCAACTACCTGATCCTGGACCGTGATGCTTCCACGACCGATCGGCTCCCCTGTTACGAATGGTGA